Below is a window of Oceaniferula flava DNA.
GATCGATTACCCAAAGCATGCCATCCAAGTGCTCGATGATTCCAATGACGAGACCTGCGAAATTGTCGATTCCGTGGTGGCCGAGTTGCAGTCTCAGGGACTCGACATCACTGTGGTGCGACGCGAAGACAGGTCGGGCTACAAAGCGGGGGCACTCGCCTATGGCATGCAGCTCAGCGAGGCTCGATACATTGCTATTTTTGATGCTGACTTTGTGCCGCCGGTCGATTTTTTAAGGCGCACAATCCCTCACTTTTTTGCGCGGGAAAAATGTGGCGTGGTGCAGGCGCGCTGGAGCCATCTCAATGCCAATGACTCGGCTTTGACCAAAGCCCAGAGCGTGGGAGTGGATGGACATTTTGTGGTCGAACAGACCGCCCGCTCTTACAATGATTATTTCCTCAATTTCAATGGCACCGCAGGTGTTTGGGATCGGGAAGCGATCGATGATGCCGGCGGGTGGAACGCTGACACCCTGACCGAGGATCTGGATTTATCCTATCGTGCTCAGCTCAAGGGATGGAAGTTTCACTACCTGCCAGATCTCTGTGTTCCCGCCGAGTTGCCGCCACAGTTTCGGGGCTTTAGGAGTCAACAATTCCGCTGGGCGAAAGGTTCGATCCAGACCTCGCTCAAGATGCTGCCGAAAGTCTGGTCGGCACCGATCGAGCTGCGTAAGAAGGTCGAGTCGACTTTCCATCTAACGCATTACTCCCTGCACTTTTTCATGTGTTTGCAGGCATTGCTCGCGTTACCGATGGCAATTTTCAATCCAATGCCATTTGAGATCTCCTACTTGGTGTGGTTTTTCATCCCGATGGGCTTTGCCATGCTGGGGCCGAGTCTGTTGTATTTAGTCGCAGAACTATGGATTTCTCCAGACCGCTGGAAACACTATTTCTCACGATTGCCGATGCTGATTCTGATTGGTTTTGGTGTCTGTGTGAGCAATTCCAAAGCCTGCATCGAAGGACTGATCGGCGTGGAATCTCCGTTTGTTAGGACTCCCAAGCAGGGGGATAAGAAACAGAAAATGCGCTACACGGAAAAGCAGGATCTTATGCCCATGATCGAGCTGTTTGTGGCGGCATTGACACTCACTGCCGCGATCCAATACTTTCACGTGGGCGTCTATGGGGCTGTTCCCTTTTTCCTCATTTATCCGATCGGCATCGGCATGATGGGAGTCAAAAGTCTAACCGAACGCTAATGTGATCGCGCCGTATCCATCGAACCGATTGCGCAAGGCTCTTTGGAGTTTCATGGCAGCGGCGATTGTTTTGTTATGCGCACTCTACAGTTATTTTACGACAGATTTCAATGTAGCGGGCATCGAACGAACCGTCATCGCGGCCACTCTCGGCCTCCTGGGCATTGCGGCGGTGTTTGTTTTTCCCCATTTTCACACCCCTAAGGCAACGGCCTTCTGGATCCTGTTGCTGTGTCTGGTCGCCCGATTGGCCTTGATTCCAGCGGCGCCATCGGACGACATTAACCGCTATCTCTGGGAGGGGAAATTGACGGCAGAGGGGGTGAGCCCATACCGTGGCCTGGCTGAGGATGCGATGTATGAAAGTCATCGCGATGATTATTGGGTGAAAATGAATCATAAGGACCGGCCTACCGCCTATCCACCGTTGGCGATGCAGATTTTTCGTGGCATCAATAGTTTGGGGTATTCCCCGTTGAGTTATAAGTGGGTGTTTCTGGCGCTCGATCTCTTGGTGATTGCGCTGTTGCTGGGCGTGCTGGCTCAGTTGCATAGGCCTCCTCACTGGAGCTTGTTTTACGGACTGAGCCCACTGACCTTGCTGTCATTCAGTGCCGAAGCTCACTTTGATGTGGTGATGGTGGCGGCCTTGGTGGCGGCCTTGTTGGCCTATTCGAAACGCTGGTTCATCGCCTGTGGCGTGGCGGTGGGGATTGCAGTGGGTGTCAAACTCATGGCCGCAGTGGTCGCTCCCATCTTGCTCTGGAAGGCCGGCCGGAAAGGTATCTTAGCGGGCCTGTTGACTCTGTGTATTCCATTGCTGTTTTCATGGAGTGACTTGCCTCACGTTTTCAATGCACTGATCGTCTTTGGCTCTGGTGGTGGATTTAACGGGCCGGTTTATTCGATTGTTGAGTGGTTGTTAGAAAGTTCGAAGCTTGCCACGATGGTGGTCGCCTTGCTTTATGTGGTTTGTTGGCTGATGGCATTTTGGCTGACACTGAAGAATCGAGTTTGGTCCGCCTTGTTGCTCGCCCTTGGTGGGTTGCTCATCCTGTCGCCGATTGTCCATTTCTGGTATCTCACCTGGGTCTTGCCCTTGATTGTCGTTCGCCCGAGACTCTCGTGGATTTCGCTCTCCATCACATTCAGCCTTTATTTTTTAGTATGGCATATGCAGGCAGGGACTGGGATGTGGACGCTTCCGCTATGGGCGAAATGGATGTTCTGGCTGCCATTCATGATATTCCTGCTGGCAGAAGCACGGCGATGTGTGCCTCGTTTCATGCGTAAGCTGGAGCGCAAAGATCGCATAGCGTGGTCGGTGGTTATTCCTACCTATCAGGTCGATCCGCAACAGCTCGATGGTGTTCTAACAAGTATTGCCGAGCAGACGTTACAACCCAGGGAGGTGATTATCACCAATGCAGGCGATCCACCGCAGGTAAATTGTCCAGAGCTGGCGCTGCAAATCGTCCAGTCTGATCCGGGGCGAGGCATGCAAATCAAAGCCGGAGTCGATGCCGCAACCGCGCCGTGGGTGATCGTGCTCCACTCGGATCTCATCCTGCCAGCGAATGCTCTAGAAAACCTGACTCACGCACTTGAGGCGAACCAACAGGTGATTGCCGGCTCACTGGGGCAACGCTTTGATCATGCCTCTGCTGGTTTGCTTCTCGTCGAAGCGATGAATGAATTTCGTGCCACGACCATGCAGACAAGTTTCGGCGATCAATGCCAATTTTTCCACCGAGCCACCGCCATTGACCATGGTGTGCTCACTGAGCAAAAACTGATGGAGGATGTCGAGATGAGTGATCGGCTCAATAACATTGGCGAGAACCTTTACCTCGCAAATGAAGGCATTGTCTGCGCCCGGAAATGGCGGCGGCATTCATTCTGCAAACGCTTTTTCACCATCATCGAATTCATGCTGCGATATCGGTTTTCCTTTTCTGGAAATGCGCGGCTTTCGCTGTGTGAGAGGTTTTACCAACGTTATTACGGCTAGTGGATTGAGCGCGTTAATCAGCTGGGGATGGCAGCCAAAGAAAAATGATTGTTAAGGGTTCACCTTGTTCGACCGACTGAACTAGTGAAACCAATCAATCAAACCTATGAAAAACATCACTACTGCATTTCTAATCGCATCACTGACGCTGTCGGCTGGCCTGGCATCGGCAAAGGCCCAAGGCTTCGATCATCGCCATAGCGCATTCACCACCATCCTCAAATCTC
It encodes the following:
- a CDS encoding glycosyltransferase gives rise to the protein MAAAIVLLCALYSYFTTDFNVAGIERTVIAATLGLLGIAAVFVFPHFHTPKATAFWILLLCLVARLALIPAAPSDDINRYLWEGKLTAEGVSPYRGLAEDAMYESHRDDYWVKMNHKDRPTAYPPLAMQIFRGINSLGYSPLSYKWVFLALDLLVIALLLGVLAQLHRPPHWSLFYGLSPLTLLSFSAEAHFDVVMVAALVAALLAYSKRWFIACGVAVGIAVGVKLMAAVVAPILLWKAGRKGILAGLLTLCIPLLFSWSDLPHVFNALIVFGSGGGFNGPVYSIVEWLLESSKLATMVVALLYVVCWLMAFWLTLKNRVWSALLLALGGLLILSPIVHFWYLTWVLPLIVVRPRLSWISLSITFSLYFLVWHMQAGTGMWTLPLWAKWMFWLPFMIFLLAEARRCVPRFMRKLERKDRIAWSVVIPTYQVDPQQLDGVLTSIAEQTLQPREVIITNAGDPPQVNCPELALQIVQSDPGRGMQIKAGVDAATAPWVIVLHSDLILPANALENLTHALEANQQVIAGSLGQRFDHASAGLLLVEAMNEFRATTMQTSFGDQCQFFHRATAIDHGVLTEQKLMEDVEMSDRLNNIGENLYLANEGIVCARKWRRHSFCKRFFTIIEFMLRYRFSFSGNARLSLCERFYQRYYG
- a CDS encoding glycosyltransferase — its product is MLSTLLVSFYLMCSVALVVYGLHHYFMIFLFWKSKDHIRQGSRAAEEKFAISDSRCPAVLTQIPLYNESTVAERIIRAVAAIDYPKHAIQVLDDSNDETCEIVDSVVAELQSQGLDITVVRREDRSGYKAGALAYGMQLSEARYIAIFDADFVPPVDFLRRTIPHFFAREKCGVVQARWSHLNANDSALTKAQSVGVDGHFVVEQTARSYNDYFLNFNGTAGVWDREAIDDAGGWNADTLTEDLDLSYRAQLKGWKFHYLPDLCVPAELPPQFRGFRSQQFRWAKGSIQTSLKMLPKVWSAPIELRKKVESTFHLTHYSLHFFMCLQALLALPMAIFNPMPFEISYLVWFFIPMGFAMLGPSLLYLVAELWISPDRWKHYFSRLPMLILIGFGVCVSNSKACIEGLIGVESPFVRTPKQGDKKQKMRYTEKQDLMPMIELFVAALTLTAAIQYFHVGVYGAVPFFLIYPIGIGMMGVKSLTER